A region of the bacterium genome:
ATAAGACCGCTAAGCTCGATCTTGAAAAATTCGTTAAAGCGCAATTTGCGGCAAAATCCAGCTTGGGAGGAATAGCGACCAGCGAGATTGTCTCTAAAGATTACAAGAATTTCGAAATGGGCAAATCCAAAGTTGGAATTGGCGTTTGGGAAACAACGGATACTCAAAGCGTAAGCTCCAAGAAAAGCGAGTTAATGGCGGCGTTGGCGGCAAAAAAATCAGTCGAAAAGCTTGATTATGTTTTCTTTTTGATCGTTGACATTTTAAAAGAGAACAGTATAATGTATATCTTAAGCGATGCGGAAAAAAATCTCGCGGAAAAAGTTTTTGGCGCCAAAGCGGAAAATAATGAAATATTTCTCAAGGGAGTCGTTTCTCGCAAGAAACAAGTTGTTCCGCCGCTAACGGGCGAATTAAGCAGATAATGCGGATAAATACCGACAGTATAACAGTAAATAAAATTATGAAAATCGAACTAAAAAAACTTCCCAAATCACAAGTTGAATTGACAGTCGAAATTCCGGCTGAAAAATGGAAACATTATCATGATCACGCGGTAGAATGTCTGGCCAATCACGTAAAAATTCCCGGTTTCAGGCCGGGCAAAGCCGATGCTAAAACAATTGAAAAAAATGTCGGCCTTGCGGCAATTATGGAAGAAATAGCCGAACACGCGGTAAATGATACTTATCACGAAGCGCTTCAAAAACACAAACTTGTTCCCGTAGGCCAGCCAAAAGTGGAAATGATCAAACTGGCTCAGGAGAATGATATAATTTACAAAGCGATTTTAGCGGTTATTCCGCCGATCGCGCTTAGCGAGGATTATAAGAAAAAATTAGCGGCTGAAGGAATAAAGCTTGAAACTCCGAAAGTGGAAGAAAAAGAGCTCAAAGATTCTATTGAATATTTACTGAACTCGCGCGCGAAGATCGTCACAGTCGCTCGTCTGGCTCAAAAAGGCGATAGGGTGGAGATTGATTTTGAAAGCCGGCTGGATAAGGTAAAGATCGAAAAAGGAGAGAGCAAGCATCATCCGTTAATAATCGGGCGAAGCAATTTTTTGCCGGAATTTGAAAATAATATTATTGGAATGAAAACCGCTGAAGAAAAAGAATTTAGCGTCGTTTTTCCCAAAGATTATTATCAGAAAAATTTAGCGGGAAAAAATGTCAGTTTCAAAGTTAAAATGAATTTAGTGCAAGAGGTGATCACGCCAAAGTTTGATGACGAGTTCGCCAAAACCCTTGGCAATTTTAAAGAAGTCAAAGAGTTGGAAAAGAGCATTTCCGAAGGAATTATGCTTGAAAAAACAAAAGTGGAAAAAGAAAAATTTCGGACTAAAATAGTCGAATTTCTTATTAAAAATTATGGCACAAAAGAGTTGCCGGATATCTTGGTAAACTCTGAAGTCGAGAGAATGCTTGCCGAATTTAAGCACAGTGTCGAGCAGAATGGCTTAAAATTCGAAGAGTATCTGAGTCAGCTGGCTAAAACCGAGGCTAATTTGAAAGAAAGCTGGCGGCAAACCGCCGAAAGCCGGATCAATAATTATCTTATTACCCATGAGATCGTCAAGCAAGAGAATTTAAAAGTAGCCGAGAAAGAAATTTCAGAGCAAGTAA
Encoded here:
- the tig gene encoding trigger factor; protein product: MKIELKKLPKSQVELTVEIPAEKWKHYHDHAVECLANHVKIPGFRPGKADAKTIEKNVGLAAIMEEIAEHAVNDTYHEALQKHKLVPVGQPKVEMIKLAQENDIIYKAILAVIPPIALSEDYKKKLAAEGIKLETPKVEEKELKDSIEYLLNSRAKIVTVARLAQKGDRVEIDFESRLDKVKIEKGESKHHPLIIGRSNFLPEFENNIIGMKTAEEKEFSVVFPKDYYQKNLAGKNVSFKVKMNLVQEVITPKFDDEFAKTLGNFKEVKELEKSISEGIMLEKTKVEKEKFRTKIVEFLIKNYGTKELPDILVNSEVERMLAEFKHSVEQNGLKFEEYLSQLAKTEANLKESWRQTAESRINNYLITHEIVKQENLKVAEKEISEQVNKILANYKKTDDAQKEIDPEKLKNNIYDVLITEKVLVFLENIVLKK